A region of Mycolicibacterium brumae DNA encodes the following proteins:
- the menE gene encoding o-succinylbenzoate--CoA ligase, producing MPDAELLGLLDDALSGRITLLPLAGDDDHSRGVAEALRAGEPIDDAVALVVPTSGSTGFPKGAMLSTAAVLASAAATHDRLGGPGRWLLALPPHHIAGLQVLIRGLVAGTAPVRLDVSGGFDVTALPGAIAALGSGRRYLSLVSNQLAAALRDPAAAAALAETDAVLLGGGPAPAPLLDSAAAARIPVVRTYGMSETAGGCVYDGVPLNGVRVRVDGGRVRLGGPTLACGYRNPVTPNPFAEPGWFATDDLGELDGDGRLRVLGRVDDGILTGGLTVLPQLVEAALLAHPAIAEAVVFGTPEPRLGQQVTAALVLSPDAAAPTLGELRRHLEAAGLAGTAAPRVAHVVEEIPRRGIGKPDRRALVARFSGA from the coding sequence CTGCCCGACGCCGAACTCCTCGGCCTGCTCGATGACGCGCTCTCGGGCCGCATCACTCTGCTGCCGCTGGCCGGCGACGACGATCACAGCCGCGGCGTCGCCGAGGCGCTGCGGGCCGGGGAACCCATCGACGACGCGGTCGCTCTGGTGGTGCCCACCTCCGGTTCCACCGGCTTCCCCAAGGGCGCGATGCTGTCCACCGCGGCGGTGCTGGCCAGCGCCGCGGCCACCCATGACCGCCTCGGCGGTCCGGGTCGCTGGCTGTTGGCGCTGCCGCCGCACCACATCGCCGGGCTGCAGGTGCTGATCCGGGGCCTGGTCGCCGGCACGGCGCCGGTCCGTCTGGATGTCAGCGGCGGATTCGACGTCACCGCGCTGCCGGGCGCGATCGCCGCTTTAGGCTCCGGGCGGCGCTATCTGTCGCTGGTGAGCAACCAGCTGGCGGCCGCGCTGCGTGACCCCGCGGCCGCCGCCGCGCTGGCCGAGACCGACGCGGTGCTGCTCGGCGGCGGGCCGGCGCCCGCGCCGCTGCTGGACTCCGCCGCCGCGGCGCGGATCCCCGTCGTGCGCACCTATGGGATGAGCGAGACCGCGGGCGGCTGTGTGTACGACGGTGTGCCGCTGAACGGTGTGCGGGTGCGGGTGGACGGCGGCCGGGTGCGCCTCGGCGGTCCAACGCTGGCCTGCGGGTACCGAAATCCTGTGACGCCCAATCCCTTTGCCGAGCCCGGCTGGTTCGCCACCGACGACCTCGGCGAGCTCGACGGCGACGGCCGGCTGCGGGTGCTGGGACGCGTCGACGACGGCATCCTCACCGGTGGGCTGACGGTGCTCCCGCAGCTGGTGGAGGCGGCGCTGCTGGCTCATCCCGCGATCGCCGAAGCGGTGGTGTTCGGCACGCCCGAGCCGCGGCTCGGTCAGCAGGTGACCGCGGCACTGGTGCTCTCCCCCGACGCCGCCGCCCCGACACTTGGCGAGCTGCGGCGCCACCTCGAGGCCGCCGGGCTGGCGGGCACGGCCGCGCCGCGCGTCGCGCACGTCGTCGAAGAGATTCCACGCCGCGGGATCGGCAAACCGGACCGCCGCGCGTTGGTCGCCCGGTTCTCCGGCGCCTGA
- a CDS encoding 1,4-dihydroxy-2-naphthoyl-CoA synthase, which translates to MTENPFDPTAWRPVAEFEPAFADLTDITYHRHVVDGVPQPTVRVAFDRPEVRNAFRPGTVDELYRVLDHARMSPDVGVVLLTGNGPSPKDGGWAFCSGGDQRIRGRSGYQYASGETADTVDAARAGRLHILEVQRLIRFMPKPVICLVNGWAAGGGHSLHVVCDLTLASRQHARFKQTDADVGSFDGGFGSAYLARQVGQKFAREIFFLGRTYTAAQMHQMGAVNEVVDHADLERVALEWAAAINGKSPQAQRMLKYAFNLIDDGLVGQQLFAGEATRLAYMTDEAVEGRDAFLEKRDPDWTPYPRYF; encoded by the coding sequence GTGACCGAGAATCCGTTCGACCCCACGGCATGGCGGCCCGTCGCAGAGTTCGAGCCGGCCTTCGCCGATCTGACCGACATCACCTACCACCGCCACGTCGTCGACGGCGTGCCGCAGCCCACGGTGCGGGTGGCGTTCGACCGCCCCGAGGTGCGCAACGCGTTCCGGCCCGGCACCGTCGACGAGTTGTACCGGGTTCTCGACCACGCGCGGATGTCCCCCGACGTCGGGGTGGTGCTGCTGACCGGCAACGGCCCGTCGCCCAAGGACGGGGGGTGGGCGTTCTGCTCCGGCGGGGACCAGCGCATCCGCGGGCGCAGCGGCTACCAATACGCCTCCGGCGAGACCGCCGACACCGTCGACGCCGCGCGCGCCGGCCGGTTGCACATCCTGGAGGTGCAGCGCCTGATCCGGTTCATGCCCAAGCCGGTGATCTGCCTGGTCAACGGCTGGGCCGCCGGCGGTGGGCACAGCCTGCACGTGGTGTGCGACCTGACCCTGGCCAGCCGCCAGCACGCCCGGTTCAAGCAGACCGACGCCGACGTGGGCAGCTTCGACGGCGGCTTCGGCTCGGCGTATCTGGCCCGTCAGGTCGGGCAGAAGTTCGCCCGGGAGATCTTCTTCCTGGGCCGCACCTACACCGCCGCGCAGATGCACCAGATGGGCGCGGTCAACGAGGTCGTCGACCACGCCGACCTGGAGCGGGTCGCGCTGGAGTGGGCCGCGGCCATCAACGGCAAGTCACCGCAGGCCCAACGGATGCTGAAGTACGCGTTCAACCTGATCGACGACGGACTTGTGGGCCAGCAGCTGTTCGCCGGGGAGGCGACCCGGCTGGCGTACATGACCGACGAGGCCGTCGAGGGACGCGACGCGTTCCTGGAGAAACGCGACCCGGACTGGACCCCTTACCCCCGCTACTTCTGA
- a CDS encoding HAD family hydrolase, protein MPQPDAVLFDFSGTLFRLEENDSWFDGMVVDDQQVDGHVQAELMRRLTAPTGRSVEMGPEEHHAWVNRDLAPHLHREAYLHVLRESGVADEHAESLYRRVVDPASWVAYPDTAAVLAGLKAAGIGTAVVSNIAFDVRPAFASIGAAGDVDEFVLSFEVGAVKPDPAIFAAALARLGVAADRAVMVGDSEEADGGARALGCEFVLVDPLPTTQRPDGLLRPLRERGVLS, encoded by the coding sequence GTGCCCCAACCTGACGCCGTCCTGTTCGACTTCTCCGGAACGCTCTTCCGCTTGGAGGAAAACGACAGCTGGTTCGACGGCATGGTCGTCGACGACCAGCAGGTCGACGGGCACGTGCAGGCCGAGCTGATGCGCCGGCTGACCGCGCCGACCGGGCGCAGCGTGGAGATGGGGCCCGAGGAGCACCACGCCTGGGTGAACCGGGATCTGGCCCCGCATCTGCACCGGGAGGCCTACCTGCACGTGCTGCGCGAGTCCGGCGTCGCCGACGAGCACGCCGAGTCGCTGTACCGGCGGGTGGTCGACCCGGCGTCGTGGGTGGCCTACCCGGACACCGCCGCGGTGCTGGCCGGGCTCAAGGCCGCCGGGATCGGCACCGCCGTGGTGTCCAATATCGCCTTCGATGTGCGGCCGGCGTTCGCCTCGATCGGGGCGGCCGGCGACGTCGACGAGTTTGTGCTGTCCTTCGAGGTGGGGGCGGTCAAACCGGATCCGGCGATCTTCGCGGCCGCGCTGGCCCGGCTCGGGGTGGCGGCAGACCGGGCCGTGATGGTCGGCGATTCCGAGGAGGCCGACGGCGGCGCGCGGGCGCTGGGCTGCGAGTTCGTGCTGGTCGACCCGCTGCCCACCACGCAGCGCCCGGACGGATTACTGCGCCCGCTGCGCGAGCGCGGCGTGCTGTCATAG
- a CDS encoding VOC family protein codes for MEILASRILLRPADYQRSLQFYGEQLGLAIAREYPGGTVFHAGQSLIELAGHGTPPAGAPPFPGALWLQVRDVYATEADLSGRGVPILRPARQEPWGLHELHVADPDGLTLIFVQIPADHPLRRDTRTAS; via the coding sequence ATGGAGATCCTGGCCAGCCGGATCCTGTTGCGGCCCGCCGACTATCAGCGCTCACTGCAGTTCTACGGCGAGCAGCTCGGGCTGGCCATTGCCCGGGAGTACCCCGGCGGCACGGTCTTTCACGCCGGGCAGTCGCTGATCGAGCTGGCCGGACACGGCACACCGCCGGCCGGGGCGCCGCCGTTCCCGGGTGCGCTGTGGCTGCAGGTCCGCGACGTGTACGCGACCGAGGCCGACCTTTCCGGGCGCGGTGTGCCGATTCTGCGGCCGGCGCGCCAGGAGCCGTGGGGCCTGCACGAGCTGCACGTCGCCGACCCGGACGGCCTCACCCTGATCTTCGTCCAGATCCCGGCCGACCACCCGCTGCGGCGGGACACCCGCACCGCGAGCTAG
- a CDS encoding inorganic phosphate transporter, translating to MSAELIILVLLVATALAFDFTNGFHDTGNAMATSIATRALKPKTAVLLAGVLNLVGAFLSVEVAVTVTTSVLKIQDSKTGSLLPNIDPSMGLTIIFAGLIGGILWNLLTWLFGIPSSSSHALFGGLIGAGLAAVGLAGINWGGVTQKVLIPALAAPVIAGLVAACGTWLVYRLTRNVVKRRREEGFRWGQIATASLVALSHGTNDAQKTMGVIALALITTGHLTGNVAEDGLPIWVIASCAIAIGLGTYLGGWRVIRTLGKGLVEIESPQGLAAEASSAAIILSSSAAGMALSTTHVATGSILGSGVGKPGAQVRWAVAGRMVVAWVVTLPAAALVGALTFWLAHAISSATSALVGSLVIFAILVGLSYYIWWRANQQKVDHTNVNADWDDSTNSVVPAEMRQGEKSAAGNTPVA from the coding sequence ATGAGCGCAGAGTTGATCATTCTGGTGCTGTTGGTTGCCACCGCGTTGGCATTCGACTTCACCAACGGCTTCCACGACACCGGGAACGCCATGGCGACGTCCATCGCGACGCGCGCCCTCAAGCCGAAGACCGCCGTGCTGCTGGCCGGCGTGCTGAACCTGGTTGGCGCCTTCCTCTCGGTCGAGGTCGCCGTCACGGTCACCACCTCGGTGCTGAAGATCCAGGACAGCAAAACCGGATCGCTGCTGCCGAACATCGACCCGTCGATGGGTCTGACCATCATCTTCGCCGGCCTCATCGGCGGCATCCTGTGGAACCTGCTGACCTGGCTGTTCGGCATCCCGTCCAGCTCGTCGCACGCGCTGTTCGGCGGCCTGATCGGCGCCGGACTCGCCGCGGTCGGCCTGGCCGGCATCAACTGGGGCGGTGTCACGCAGAAGGTGCTGATCCCCGCCCTGGCCGCGCCGGTGATCGCCGGCCTGGTCGCCGCCTGCGGCACCTGGCTGGTCTACCGGCTCACCCGCAACGTGGTGAAGCGTCGCCGCGAAGAGGGATTCCGCTGGGGCCAGATCGCCACCGCCTCGCTGGTTGCGCTGTCGCACGGCACCAACGACGCGCAGAAGACCATGGGCGTGATCGCGCTCGCGCTGATCACCACCGGGCACCTCACCGGCAATGTCGCCGAAGACGGGCTGCCCATCTGGGTCATCGCGAGCTGCGCGATCGCCATCGGCCTGGGCACCTACCTCGGCGGCTGGCGCGTCATCCGCACCCTGGGCAAGGGCCTGGTGGAGATCGAATCCCCGCAGGGCCTGGCGGCCGAGGCGTCCTCGGCGGCGATCATCCTCAGCTCCAGCGCCGCGGGTATGGCCCTGTCCACCACGCACGTCGCCACCGGTTCGATCCTCGGCTCCGGCGTCGGAAAGCCCGGCGCCCAGGTGCGCTGGGCGGTCGCCGGCCGGATGGTCGTCGCCTGGGTCGTCACCCTGCCCGCTGCCGCCCTGGTCGGCGCGCTGACCTTCTGGCTGGCGCACGCAATCAGCAGCGCCACCTCGGCGCTGGTCGGCTCCCTGGTCATCTTCGCGATCCTGGTGGGGCTGTCCTACTACATCTGGTGGCGCGCCAACCAGCAGAAGGTCGACCACACCAACGTCAACGCCGACTGGGATGACAGCACCAACTCCGTCGTCCCGGCCGAAATGCGCCAGGGCGAGAAGTCCGCCGCCGGCAACACTCCGGTCGCCTGA
- a CDS encoding DUF3349 domain-containing protein codes for MSENTNAADNVLDWLRAGYPNGVPPKDYFPLLALLTRTLTEEEVVLATRGVLLSDANPDGVSPERIKQAIREVAEKEPNPEEIHQVAARLASVGWPLASAH; via the coding sequence ATGTCGGAGAACACGAATGCGGCGGACAACGTCCTGGACTGGCTGCGAGCCGGTTACCCGAACGGCGTGCCGCCCAAGGATTACTTCCCGTTGCTGGCGCTGCTGACCCGGACGCTGACCGAGGAAGAGGTGGTGCTCGCTACCCGCGGAGTGCTGCTCAGCGACGCCAACCCGGACGGGGTGAGCCCCGAGCGGATCAAACAGGCCATCCGCGAGGTCGCGGAGAAAGAGCCGAACCCCGAGGAGATCCACCAGGTGGCCGCGCGTCTCGCGTCGGTCGGGTGGCCGCTGGCGTCAGCGCACTAG
- a CDS encoding SDR family oxidoreductase, with protein sequence MSRKPLLRRISDTVMLNAMRPPLSLPTGINIDLAGKTVLLTGASSGIGEAAAEKFARAGSTVIAVARREDLLGEVVGRITAAGGDARAVPCDLTDLDAVDALCESVGPVDILINNAGRSIRRPLSDSLDRWHDVERTMTLNYYSPLRLMRGLAPGMIERGDGHIINVSTWGVLTEASPLFGVYTASKSALTAVSRVAQTEWTRKGVHSTTLFYPLVSTPMIAPTRAYDDLAAISASEAADWMIDAAKHRPLRIAPRMAVGARAIDVVAPGVVNNLMTRQRVQPTPPKG encoded by the coding sequence ATGAGCCGTAAACCGTTGCTGCGCAGGATTTCCGACACGGTGATGCTGAACGCGATGCGTCCACCTCTGAGCCTGCCGACCGGGATCAATATCGACCTGGCCGGCAAGACCGTGCTGCTGACCGGCGCCTCGTCGGGCATCGGGGAGGCCGCGGCGGAGAAGTTCGCGCGGGCCGGGTCGACGGTCATCGCGGTGGCCCGGCGCGAGGATCTGCTGGGCGAGGTGGTCGGGCGGATCACCGCCGCGGGTGGCGACGCCCGCGCGGTCCCGTGTGACCTGACCGACCTGGACGCCGTCGACGCGCTGTGCGAATCCGTTGGGCCGGTGGACATTCTGATCAACAACGCCGGCCGGTCCATCCGCCGGCCGCTGTCGGATTCGCTGGACCGCTGGCACGACGTCGAGCGGACCATGACGCTGAACTACTATTCGCCGCTGCGGCTGATGCGCGGGTTGGCTCCGGGCATGATCGAGCGCGGGGACGGACACATCATCAACGTGTCGACGTGGGGCGTGCTGACCGAGGCGTCCCCGCTGTTCGGGGTGTACACCGCGTCCAAGTCGGCGCTCACCGCGGTCAGCCGGGTCGCCCAGACCGAGTGGACCCGCAAGGGTGTGCACTCCACCACGCTGTTCTACCCACTGGTCTCGACGCCCATGATCGCCCCGACCCGAGCGTATGACGACCTGGCCGCGATATCGGCGTCGGAGGCCGCGGACTGGATGATCGACGCGGCCAAGCACCGGCCGCTGCGGATCGCGCCGCGGATGGCGGTCGGGGCCCGCGCCATCGACGTCGTCGCTCCCGGTGTGGTCAACAACCTGATGACCCGCCAGCGCGTGCAGCCCACGCCGCCGAAGGGCTGA
- a CDS encoding sensor domain-containing protein, with protein sequence MRYPMALAAICLLLPGCANTTDGNAVRADDGGGPLETVTVPMATLPSLLLDDDAVSDIVGGSGVDLVATSPTLINDGVGVDKQQCVGAWNGGEQAGYQGSGYLSAAGALMRGGTTAADGMTVIQFVVGFTDAGGAQDYLEDSATAWAKCAGQEVIDTDTDSGVEVVAVLGELNRTDDGVITIVNSRRGADWACQRGLGAHRNVVIDTVVCAGGGDADSAADLVNEIAENIDGAII encoded by the coding sequence ATGCGATACCCGATGGCCCTGGCCGCGATCTGCCTGTTGCTGCCCGGCTGCGCCAACACCACCGACGGCAATGCCGTGCGCGCCGACGACGGCGGCGGCCCGCTGGAGACGGTGACCGTTCCGATGGCCACGCTGCCGTCGCTGCTGCTCGATGACGACGCCGTCTCCGACATCGTGGGCGGGTCCGGCGTCGATCTCGTGGCCACCTCGCCGACGCTGATCAACGACGGCGTCGGGGTGGACAAGCAGCAGTGTGTCGGGGCGTGGAACGGCGGTGAGCAGGCCGGCTACCAGGGCAGCGGGTACCTGTCGGCCGCCGGGGCGCTGATGCGCGGAGGGACGACCGCGGCCGACGGCATGACGGTGATCCAGTTCGTCGTTGGATTCACCGACGCCGGTGGGGCCCAGGACTATCTGGAGGATTCCGCGACCGCGTGGGCCAAGTGCGCCGGGCAGGAGGTCATCGACACCGACACCGACTCCGGGGTGGAGGTGGTCGCGGTGCTCGGCGAGCTGAATCGCACCGACGACGGGGTGATCACCATCGTCAACTCCCGCCGCGGCGCCGATTGGGCGTGCCAGCGCGGTCTGGGCGCGCACCGCAATGTCGTCATCGACACCGTCGTGTGCGCGGGCGGCGGCGACGCCGACAGCGCCGCCGATCTGGTCAACGAGATCGCCGAGAACATCGACGGGGCGATAATTTAG
- a CDS encoding nitroreductase/quinone reductase family protein → MAEEKIKPPWWLKPMNKVFMAVLKLGVPIGGDNGPVVLTVTGRSTGKPRPVPVTPMTVDGARYVVGGFPGADWVRNARANPEATYTQNRRSRPVRLVEMSVEQARPLLRQFPTLVPTGVSFIRNAGLVTEGSPDEFEALAGRCAVFRIDPAG, encoded by the coding sequence ATGGCCGAAGAGAAGATCAAACCGCCGTGGTGGCTCAAACCGATGAACAAGGTGTTCATGGCGGTGCTCAAACTCGGGGTTCCGATAGGCGGGGATAACGGTCCCGTGGTGCTGACGGTCACCGGTCGCAGCACCGGCAAACCCCGCCCGGTGCCGGTCACGCCGATGACGGTCGACGGCGCCCGCTATGTGGTCGGCGGTTTCCCGGGCGCGGACTGGGTGCGCAACGCTCGGGCCAACCCGGAGGCGACCTACACCCAGAACCGGCGCAGCCGCCCGGTGCGACTGGTGGAGATGAGCGTCGAGCAGGCCCGGCCGTTGCTGCGGCAGTTCCCGACGCTGGTGCCGACCGGGGTGAGCTTCATCCGCAACGCCGGCCTCGTCACCGAGGGCTCGCCGGATGAGTTCGAGGCGCTGGCCGGTCGCTGCGCGGTTTTCCGCATCGATCCTGCCGGCTGA
- a CDS encoding inorganic phosphate transporter, with protein MDFQFFLLIIVVMTALAFDFTNGFHDTGNAMATSIASGALKPKVAVSMSAVLNLVGAFLSTAVAATIAKGLVDANLVSLELVFAGLVGGVVWNLLTWLLGIPSSSSHALIGGIIGAMLAAAGISGVLWQGVVRTVIVPAMMAPFIAGLVACVGTWLVYRSVRKVPEERTNTGFRYGQIGSAALVSLAHGTNDAQKTMGVIFLALISYGAVSSDDHMPPFWVIASCAFAIALGTYLGGWRIIRTLGKGLVEIESPQGMSAETSSAAIILLSSHFGYSLSTTHVATGSILGSGVGKPGAEVRWNVAARMAVAWLVTLPAAALVGALTYGVVHGIGGWVGAIVGFSGLIAVSAAIYLQSRKTKIDHNNVNNEWKGDLTTGVNDDPEPTSPNKATQAETPAV; from the coding sequence GTGGACTTCCAGTTCTTCCTCCTGATCATCGTCGTGATGACGGCGTTGGCCTTCGACTTCACCAACGGCTTCCACGACACCGGCAATGCCATGGCGACGTCGATTGCCAGCGGGGCGCTGAAGCCCAAGGTGGCCGTGTCGATGTCGGCGGTGTTGAACCTCGTCGGCGCGTTCCTGTCCACCGCCGTGGCGGCCACCATCGCCAAGGGACTGGTGGACGCCAACCTGGTGTCCTTGGAACTGGTGTTCGCCGGCCTGGTCGGTGGCGTGGTGTGGAACCTACTGACCTGGCTGCTGGGCATCCCGTCGAGTTCGTCGCACGCGCTGATCGGCGGCATCATCGGCGCCATGCTCGCCGCGGCCGGCATCTCCGGCGTGCTCTGGCAGGGCGTGGTCCGCACCGTGATCGTCCCGGCCATGATGGCGCCGTTCATCGCCGGCCTGGTGGCCTGCGTCGGCACCTGGCTGGTGTACCGCTCGGTGCGCAAGGTGCCCGAAGAGCGCACCAACACCGGATTCCGCTACGGCCAGATCGGTTCGGCCGCCTTGGTCTCGCTGGCGCACGGCACCAATGACGCGCAGAAGACCATGGGCGTGATCTTCCTGGCGCTGATCTCCTACGGCGCGGTCAGCAGCGACGATCACATGCCGCCGTTCTGGGTGATCGCGTCCTGCGCGTTCGCCATCGCGCTGGGCACTTACCTGGGCGGCTGGCGCATCATCCGCACCCTGGGCAAGGGCCTGGTGGAGATCGAGTCCCCGCAGGGCATGTCGGCGGAAACCTCGTCCGCCGCGATCATTCTGCTGTCCAGCCACTTCGGCTACTCGCTGTCGACCACGCATGTCGCCACCGGCTCGATCCTGGGCAGCGGCGTCGGCAAGCCCGGCGCGGAGGTCCGCTGGAATGTGGCGGCCCGGATGGCGGTCGCCTGGCTGGTCACCCTGCCCGCCGCGGCGCTGGTCGGCGCCCTGACCTACGGGGTCGTGCACGGGATCGGCGGCTGGGTCGGGGCGATCGTCGGCTTCAGCGGCCTGATCGCGGTCTCCGCGGCGATCTACCTGCAGTCCCGCAAGACCAAGATCGACCACAACAACGTCAACAATGAGTGGAAGGGCGATCTGACCACCGGCGTCAACGACGACCCCGAGCCCACTTCCCCTAATAAGGCCACGCAGGCCGAGACCCCCGCGGTCTGA
- a CDS encoding heavy metal-binding domain-containing protein, whose protein sequence is MNAAGRLAAFGTGLAVAFAGAYAAAGAIVPESAVTTWQQQAAAHADMPGMDHDSGPTGLSLGQGGYTLGPVRTPPTTAAPGELSFAILGADGTPLRDYDTTHDRDLHLIAVRSDGAQFRHAHPRLDRQTGVWSLPWRWDSAGTYRVFADFQPAEAPALTLSRTVQVAGDFNPIEAGPVRRTAEVDGFTVTLRGDLTPGATEELTVEFARDGRPVTDLQPYLGAFGHLVALRDGDLAFLHAHPDGAEPTADHRGGPTVTFATQAPTAGRYLLYLDFQVDDQVRTATFVVDTAHRHVGEDEHS, encoded by the coding sequence ATGAACGCCGCAGGACGATTGGCGGCCTTCGGGACCGGACTGGCGGTGGCGTTCGCCGGCGCGTACGCCGCGGCCGGCGCGATCGTCCCGGAATCCGCGGTCACCACCTGGCAGCAACAGGCGGCGGCGCACGCCGACATGCCCGGTATGGACCACGACTCCGGTCCGACCGGGCTCTCGTTGGGTCAGGGCGGCTACACCCTGGGTCCCGTGCGGACCCCCCCGACCACCGCCGCCCCCGGGGAACTGAGCTTCGCCATTCTGGGCGCCGACGGCACGCCGCTGCGGGACTACGACACCACCCACGACCGGGACCTGCACCTCATCGCGGTCCGGTCCGACGGCGCGCAATTCCGGCACGCGCACCCGCGGCTGGACCGCCAGACCGGCGTGTGGTCGCTGCCCTGGCGGTGGGACAGCGCCGGGACCTACCGCGTCTTCGCCGACTTCCAGCCCGCCGAGGCGCCGGCGCTGACCCTGTCCCGGACCGTGCAGGTGGCCGGAGACTTCAACCCCATCGAGGCCGGGCCGGTCCGGCGCACCGCCGAGGTCGACGGGTTCACCGTGACACTTCGCGGCGACCTCACCCCCGGCGCCACCGAGGAGCTGACCGTCGAGTTCGCTCGCGACGGCCGCCCGGTCACCGACCTGCAGCCCTACCTCGGCGCGTTCGGTCACCTCGTCGCGCTGCGCGACGGCGATCTGGCGTTCCTGCACGCGCATCCCGACGGCGCCGAACCCACCGCCGATCACCGCGGCGGCCCAACGGTCACCTTCGCGACCCAAGCCCCGACCGCCGGCCGCTACCTGCTGTACCTGGATTTCCAGGTCGATGACCAGGTCCGAACGGCAACGTTCGTCGTCGACACCGCGCACCGGCACGTGGGAGAGGACGAGCACTCGTGA
- a CDS encoding DUF3349 domain-containing protein — protein sequence MSDFLNRIVTWLRAGYPNGVPQNDYLPLFALLRRQLTVEEIKFIAEELAASADPPIDNVDIGVEVMSVIDDLPAPVDVERVRERLIAKGWPLDDLRDDSPVDTGRAEDGPESAS from the coding sequence TTGAGCGATTTCCTCAACCGGATCGTCACCTGGCTGCGCGCCGGCTACCCGAACGGCGTTCCGCAGAACGACTACCTGCCACTGTTCGCGCTGCTGCGCCGGCAGCTGACCGTCGAAGAGATCAAGTTCATCGCCGAGGAGCTGGCCGCGTCGGCCGACCCGCCGATCGACAATGTGGACATCGGCGTCGAGGTGATGTCGGTGATCGACGACCTGCCCGCCCCGGTGGACGTCGAACGGGTCCGGGAACGGCTGATCGCCAAGGGTTGGCCGCTCGATGATCTGCGGGACGACAGCCCGGTCGACACCGGACGCGCCGAGGACGGGCCCGAATCCGCGTCCTGA